Proteins encoded together in one Poecile atricapillus isolate bPoeAtr1 chromosome 15, bPoeAtr1.hap1, whole genome shotgun sequence window:
- the RPS21 gene encoding small ribosomal subunit protein eS21, translating into MQNDAGEFVDLYVPRKCSASNRIIGAKDHASIQINISEVDKVTGRVNGQFKTYAICGPIRRMGESDDSILRLAKNDGIVSKNF; encoded by the exons ATGCAGAACGACGCCGGCGAGTTCGTGGACCTTTATGTCCCTCGGAAATG CTCTGCTAGCAACCGAATCATTGGTGCTAAGGATCATGCTTCCATTCAGATAAACATTTCTGAG GTGGACAAGGTGACAGGCAGAGTGAATGGACAGTTCAAGACTTACGCCATCTGTGGCCCCATCCGGAGAATG GGTGAATCAGATGACTCCATTTTGCGTCTGGCGAAAAATGATGGAATTGTTTCCAA gAACTTTTAA
- the CABLES2 gene encoding CDK5 and ABL1 enzyme substrate 2 isoform X1, with protein sequence MGGETPPCSFAFGRDAANGRASRRPRCAPAAPPGRPRLIRRMAAATACGSPPPRPPREQPPPRKRGDSRRRQAALFFLNNISLDGRPPCPPAEKPPLPAGPGDGEEAAAELAGAPPRLLPPPPVCQPPPALLLPGVPALAAAGAKGDADPARGSIFLPQLLLGGPLCPPPPAPPALPGMLAAPKPGAPGLLSPTQSAAGGGFALEAQRQRRRFISQRCSLDFLEDIVEYASVRRTKHISGSPRHKSLKKMHFIKNMRQYDTKNSRIVLICAKRTLCVAFSILPYGEGLRISDLKMEGQKQRHPSGGVSVSTEMVLGLEGVELGADGKVVSYAKFLYPTNALVVRKADAYGAVPPCRASAPRSLPGSRYKPVTAKTIPAGTDIGSEAGEAAEYDPDLLDDPQWPCGKHKRVLIFASYMTTVIEYVKPSDLKKDMNETFREKFPHIKLTLSKIRSLKREMRNLSEECSLEPVTVSMAYVYFEKLVLQGKLNKQNRKLCAGACVLLAAKISSDLRKHEVKHLIDKLEERFRFNRRDLIGFEFTVLVALELALYLPENQVLPHYRRLTQQS encoded by the exons ATGGGCGGGGAGACACCTCCGTGCTCATTTGCATTCGGGCGCGACGCAGCCAATGGGCGCGCGAGCCGCCGGCCGCGCTGCGCTCCAGCCGCCCCGCCCGGGCGGCCGCGGCTCATTCGGAGAATGGCCGCGGCCACGGCGTGCGGCTCCCcgcctccccgcccgccccgcgaGCAGCCGCCGCCGCGCAAGCGGGGCGACTCCCGGCGGCGGCAGGCCGCCCTCTTCTTCCTCAACAACATCTCCCTGGACGGGCGGCCGCCCTGCCCGCCCGCCGAGAAgccgccgctgcccgccggCCCGGGCGACGGGGaagaggcggcggcggagctggCCGGAGCCCCGCCGCGCCTGCTGCCCCCGCCGCCAGTATGCCAGCCGCCGCCcgccctgctgctgcccggCGTGCCCGCGCTCGCAGCCGCCGGAGCCAAGGGGGATGCGGACCCCGCCCGCGGGAGCATCTTCCTGccgcagctgctgctgggcggCCCGCTgtgcccgccgcccccggcgcCGCCCGCCCTGCCGGGGATGCTGGCGGCCCCCAAGCCGGGCGCCCCGGGGCTGCTGAGCCCCACGCAGagcgcggcgggcggcggctTCGCGCTGGAGGCGCAGCGGCAGAG AAGGCGTTTTATCTCCCAGCGCTGCTCTCTAGACTTTTTAGAAGACATAGTGGAATATGCCAGTGTACGAAG AACCAAGCATATATCTGGGTCTCCAAGACACAAAAGTTTGAAGAAGATGCACTTCATCAAGAACATGAGGCAGTATGACACCAAGAACAGCAG GATTGTGTTAATCTGTGCTAAACGAACACTGTGCGTGGCGTTTTCTATCCTACCTTACGGGGAGGGGTTACGGATCAG TGATCTGAAAATGGAAGGACAGAAACAGCGACATCCTTCTGGGGGAGTTTCAGTATCTACTGAGATGGTGCTTGGACTGGAAGGAGTAGAGCTGGGTGCTGATGGCAAG GTTGTGTCCTATGCAAAATTCTTGTACCCGACCAATGCTCTGGTTGTTCGCAAAGCTGATGCCTACGGTGCTGTTCCCCCGTGTCGAGCCAGTGCTCCCCGGAGTCTTCCTGGATCAAGATACAAACCTGTGACAGCAAAAACGAtaccagcagggacagacattG GAAGCGAagctggagaagctgcagaGTATGATCCAGATCTCCTGGATGATCCTCAGTGGCCCTGTGGAAAACATAAACGTGTTCTCATCTTTGCCTCTTACATG ACTACAGTCATAGAGTATGTGAAACCCTCAGACCTTAAAAAGGATATGAACGAAACCTTTAGAGAGAAGTTTCCTCATATCAAGTTGACACTGAGCAAAATTAGGAG TTTAAAGAGAGAGATGAGAAACCTGAGTGAGGAATGCAGTCTGGAGCCGGTGACTGTCTCCATGGCTTATGTTTACTTTGAGAAGCTTGTCCTCCAAGGCAAACTCAACAAACAGAACCGCAAACTGTGTGCTGGTGCTTGTGTTCTGCTCGCAGCCAAGATCAGCAGTGACCTCAGGAAACATGAAGTTAAACACCTAATAGAT AAACTAGAAGAGAGATTCAGATTCAACAGAAGGGATCTCATCGGTTTCGAATTCACCGTCCTCGTAGCTTTGGAACTGGCTCTGTATCTCCCTGAGAACCAAGTTTTACCTCATTACAGACGGCTCACACAACAGTCTTAA
- the CABLES2 gene encoding CDK5 and ABL1 enzyme substrate 2 isoform X2 has product MGGETPPCSFAFGRDAANGRASRRPRCAPAAPPGRPRLIRRMAAATACGSPPPRPPREQPPPRKRGDSRRRQAALFFLNNISLDGRPPCPPAEKPPLPAGPGDGEEAAAELAGAPPRLLPPPPVCQPPPALLLPGVPALAAAGAKGDADPARGSIFLPQLLLGGPLCPPPPAPPALPGMLAAPKPGAPGLLSPTQSAAGGGFALEAQRQRTKHISGSPRHKSLKKMHFIKNMRQYDTKNSRIVLICAKRTLCVAFSILPYGEGLRISDLKMEGQKQRHPSGGVSVSTEMVLGLEGVELGADGKVVSYAKFLYPTNALVVRKADAYGAVPPCRASAPRSLPGSRYKPVTAKTIPAGTDIGSEAGEAAEYDPDLLDDPQWPCGKHKRVLIFASYMTTVIEYVKPSDLKKDMNETFREKFPHIKLTLSKIRSLKREMRNLSEECSLEPVTVSMAYVYFEKLVLQGKLNKQNRKLCAGACVLLAAKISSDLRKHEVKHLIDKLEERFRFNRRDLIGFEFTVLVALELALYLPENQVLPHYRRLTQQS; this is encoded by the exons ATGGGCGGGGAGACACCTCCGTGCTCATTTGCATTCGGGCGCGACGCAGCCAATGGGCGCGCGAGCCGCCGGCCGCGCTGCGCTCCAGCCGCCCCGCCCGGGCGGCCGCGGCTCATTCGGAGAATGGCCGCGGCCACGGCGTGCGGCTCCCcgcctccccgcccgccccgcgaGCAGCCGCCGCCGCGCAAGCGGGGCGACTCCCGGCGGCGGCAGGCCGCCCTCTTCTTCCTCAACAACATCTCCCTGGACGGGCGGCCGCCCTGCCCGCCCGCCGAGAAgccgccgctgcccgccggCCCGGGCGACGGGGaagaggcggcggcggagctggCCGGAGCCCCGCCGCGCCTGCTGCCCCCGCCGCCAGTATGCCAGCCGCCGCCcgccctgctgctgcccggCGTGCCCGCGCTCGCAGCCGCCGGAGCCAAGGGGGATGCGGACCCCGCCCGCGGGAGCATCTTCCTGccgcagctgctgctgggcggCCCGCTgtgcccgccgcccccggcgcCGCCCGCCCTGCCGGGGATGCTGGCGGCCCCCAAGCCGGGCGCCCCGGGGCTGCTGAGCCCCACGCAGagcgcggcgggcggcggctTCGCGCTGGAGGCGCAGCGGCAGAG AACCAAGCATATATCTGGGTCTCCAAGACACAAAAGTTTGAAGAAGATGCACTTCATCAAGAACATGAGGCAGTATGACACCAAGAACAGCAG GATTGTGTTAATCTGTGCTAAACGAACACTGTGCGTGGCGTTTTCTATCCTACCTTACGGGGAGGGGTTACGGATCAG TGATCTGAAAATGGAAGGACAGAAACAGCGACATCCTTCTGGGGGAGTTTCAGTATCTACTGAGATGGTGCTTGGACTGGAAGGAGTAGAGCTGGGTGCTGATGGCAAG GTTGTGTCCTATGCAAAATTCTTGTACCCGACCAATGCTCTGGTTGTTCGCAAAGCTGATGCCTACGGTGCTGTTCCCCCGTGTCGAGCCAGTGCTCCCCGGAGTCTTCCTGGATCAAGATACAAACCTGTGACAGCAAAAACGAtaccagcagggacagacattG GAAGCGAagctggagaagctgcagaGTATGATCCAGATCTCCTGGATGATCCTCAGTGGCCCTGTGGAAAACATAAACGTGTTCTCATCTTTGCCTCTTACATG ACTACAGTCATAGAGTATGTGAAACCCTCAGACCTTAAAAAGGATATGAACGAAACCTTTAGAGAGAAGTTTCCTCATATCAAGTTGACACTGAGCAAAATTAGGAG TTTAAAGAGAGAGATGAGAAACCTGAGTGAGGAATGCAGTCTGGAGCCGGTGACTGTCTCCATGGCTTATGTTTACTTTGAGAAGCTTGTCCTCCAAGGCAAACTCAACAAACAGAACCGCAAACTGTGTGCTGGTGCTTGTGTTCTGCTCGCAGCCAAGATCAGCAGTGACCTCAGGAAACATGAAGTTAAACACCTAATAGAT AAACTAGAAGAGAGATTCAGATTCAACAGAAGGGATCTCATCGGTTTCGAATTCACCGTCCTCGTAGCTTTGGAACTGGCTCTGTATCTCCCTGAGAACCAAGTTTTACCTCATTACAGACGGCTCACACAACAGTCTTAA